A stretch of Roseibium porphyridii DNA encodes these proteins:
- the phnN gene encoding phosphonate metabolism protein/1,5-bisphosphokinase (PRPP-forming) PhnN produces the protein MPVDDAGLGPGRMVLVVGPSGAGKDTLMAALHERLKFRSDVVFARRAITRDADPEAEDHDTLSRDEFERLAERQEVALSWEAHGLGYVIPKSYDAAIDMGVTVIANGSRKVLERAAQKYQSAIVLLITAPIEVLAERLSARGRETKDDIRRRLQRADLEPDQVANLVRIENTGTVEDGVAAMMKALGY, from the coding sequence ATGCCGGTTGATGATGCCGGACTTGGCCCGGGCCGCATGGTTTTGGTTGTTGGACCGAGCGGAGCCGGAAAAGACACGCTTATGGCGGCCCTCCATGAGCGGTTGAAGTTCAGAAGTGATGTGGTGTTTGCGCGTCGCGCCATTACACGTGACGCAGACCCGGAGGCGGAAGACCACGATACGCTCAGTCGGGATGAATTCGAACGACTTGCCGAGAGGCAGGAGGTTGCCCTTTCCTGGGAAGCGCACGGTCTGGGCTATGTCATTCCGAAATCCTATGATGCGGCCATCGACATGGGAGTGACGGTGATTGCCAATGGATCACGGAAAGTTCTTGAGCGGGCGGCGCAAAAGTATCAATCGGCTATCGTTCTTCTGATTACGGCTCCAATTGAAGTGCTTGCCGAGCGTCTGTCCGCCCGTGGGCGGGAAACCAAAGATGACATCAGGCGACGGCTTCAAAGGGCTGATCTGGAGCCGGACCAGGTTGCGAACCTGGTCAGAATTGAAAACACGGGTACAGTCGAAGATGGTGTTGCAGCAATGATGAAAGCGCTGGGCTACTAG
- the ffh gene encoding signal recognition particle protein translates to MFESLSDRLSGIFDKLTGRGALSENDVNEALREIRRALIEADVALPIVRSFTDKVRNRAVGAEVVKSVTPGQMVVKIVHDQLIEMLGEEGQPIDLNAPAPVAIMMVGLQGSGKTTTTAKIARRMTLRDKRRVLMASLDTRRPAAQEQLKVLGEQNEIDTLPIIEGQGPVEIANRAMSAAKLGGYDVVLLDTAGRIHIDEPLMVEMAEVKSAAQPHEILLVADSLTGQDAVNLAKNFDERVGITGIALTRMDGDGRGGAALSMQAVTGKPVKLIGTGEKSDALEDFHPKRIADRILGMGDIVSLVEKAAEAIDAEKAAKMAKKMQKGHFDLDDLAEQLKQMEKLGGMSGMMGMLPGVGKMKKQIEAANIDDKMFKRQVAIIQSMTPTERQKPDLLKASRKKRIAAGSGVQVADVNKLLKMHRQMADMMKKMGKGKGMLGKLMGGMGGGMPDVDPKQLEEMAKSGQLPGGMELPKGLPGGMPGGLGGAGLPPGMPGLPGLGGPKLPGLPGMGKGKKR, encoded by the coding sequence ATGTTTGAAAGCCTGTCCGATCGATTAAGCGGAATTTTCGACAAGCTCACGGGCCGTGGTGCGTTGTCCGAAAACGACGTCAATGAAGCGCTGCGCGAAATTCGCCGTGCGCTGATTGAAGCCGATGTCGCGTTGCCGATCGTTCGCTCCTTTACCGACAAGGTTCGCAACCGGGCTGTCGGCGCGGAAGTGGTAAAGTCCGTCACGCCTGGCCAGATGGTCGTGAAGATTGTGCACGATCAGCTGATTGAGATGCTCGGCGAAGAAGGGCAACCGATCGATCTCAATGCGCCCGCGCCGGTCGCAATCATGATGGTCGGTCTGCAAGGTTCAGGTAAAACGACCACGACTGCAAAGATTGCCCGGCGGATGACCCTGCGCGACAAGCGCCGTGTCCTGATGGCATCGCTTGATACCCGCCGTCCGGCGGCTCAGGAGCAGCTGAAGGTTCTTGGTGAGCAGAACGAGATCGACACGTTGCCGATCATCGAAGGCCAGGGCCCTGTTGAGATCGCCAATCGAGCCATGTCGGCTGCAAAGCTTGGCGGTTATGACGTTGTCCTGCTCGATACTGCCGGCCGCATTCATATCGATGAGCCGCTGATGGTCGAGATGGCGGAAGTCAAATCCGCAGCTCAGCCTCACGAAATACTGCTTGTAGCCGATTCCCTGACTGGTCAGGACGCCGTTAATCTGGCCAAGAATTTCGACGAACGGGTCGGCATCACCGGTATTGCGCTGACACGTATGGACGGTGATGGTCGCGGCGGTGCGGCCTTGTCCATGCAGGCGGTTACGGGCAAACCGGTCAAGTTGATCGGTACCGGTGAAAAATCCGACGCTCTTGAAGACTTTCACCCGAAACGTATCGCCGACCGTATTCTGGGCATGGGCGACATCGTCTCGCTGGTGGAAAAGGCGGCCGAGGCCATCGACGCGGAAAAAGCCGCCAAGATGGCCAAGAAGATGCAGAAGGGTCATTTCGACCTGGACGATCTTGCCGAACAGCTGAAGCAGATGGAAAAACTTGGCGGTATGTCCGGAATGATGGGCATGCTTCCCGGTGTCGGCAAAATGAAAAAGCAGATCGAAGCGGCCAACATCGACGACAAGATGTTCAAGCGGCAGGTTGCGATCATTCAATCAATGACACCGACGGAACGGCAGAAGCCTGATCTGCTGAAAGCCAGCCGTAAAAAACGTATTGCCGCAGGCTCCGGCGTTCAGGTAGCTGACGTCAACAAACTCCTGAAGATGCATCGCCAGATGGCGGACATGATGAAGAAGATGGGCAAGGGCAAAGGCATGCTGGGCAAGCTGATGGGCGGCATGGGCGGCGGAATGCCCGATGTCGATCCGAAGCAGCTTGAGGAAATGGCCAAATCCGGTCAATTGCCGGGTGGCATGGAGCTGCCCAAGGGACTGCCCGGTGGCATGCCTGGCGGTCTGGGCGGTGCCGGACTGCCCCCCGGTATGCCGGGCCTGCCTGGTCTGGGTGGCCCGAAGCTGCCCGGATTGCCGGGAATGGGTAAGGGCAAAAAGCGATGA
- a CDS encoding chorismate mutase, with protein sequence MSEAETRLAESEALGELKSLRASIDNIDAALIHMLAERFKCTQKVGVLKATNDLPPADPAREKIQIERLRQLAGDANLDPDFAEKLLNFIVREVIRHHEAIAAKAGS encoded by the coding sequence ATGAGCGAAGCTGAAACACGGCTCGCAGAGAGCGAAGCGCTTGGTGAGTTGAAATCACTCAGAGCCTCTATCGACAACATCGATGCAGCGCTCATTCACATGCTCGCAGAGCGGTTCAAATGCACCCAGAAAGTGGGTGTACTGAAAGCCACAAACGACCTGCCGCCGGCTGATCCGGCGCGGGAAAAGATTCAGATCGAGCGGCTGAGGCAACTGGCCGGCGACGCCAATCTCGATCCTGATTTTGCCGAGAAACTGCTGAACTTCATCGTTCGCGAAGTGATCCGGCACCATGAAGCCATTGCCGCGAAAGCCGGCAGCTAG
- the rpsP gene encoding 30S ribosomal protein S16 translates to MATKIRLARGGSKKRPYYRIVVADIRSPRDGRFIEKVGSYDPMLPKDSEERVNLNVERIQYWLDNGAKPTDRVHRFLDAAGLLKREARNNPKKAEPGAKAKERLEAKRMAEEEAAAAAAEPAAEEAATEEAAAE, encoded by the coding sequence ATGGCTACGAAAATTCGCCTGGCACGCGGCGGTTCCAAGAAGCGCCCGTATTACCGTATCGTTGTTGCAGATATCCGCTCCCCGCGTGATGGCCGCTTCATTGAAAAAGTTGGTTCTTACGACCCGATGCTGCCGAAGGATTCCGAAGAGCGCGTCAATTTGAATGTCGAGCGCATTCAATACTGGCTCGACAACGGTGCAAAGCCGACGGACCGCGTACACCGTTTCCTGGATGCTGCCGGTCTTTTGAAACGCGAAGCACGCAACAACCCGAAAAAAGCTGAGCCGGGTGCAAAGGCGAAAGAGCGTCTGGAAGCCAAGCGCATGGCCGAAGAAGAAGCCGCTGCAGCGGCTGCTGAGCCGGCAGCTGAAGAAGCAGCAACTGAAGAAGCTGCTGCTGAATAA
- the rimM gene encoding ribosome maturation factor RimM (Essential for efficient processing of 16S rRNA), translated as MTSSEDQKILLAKIGAAHGIRGEVRVKPFGDDPLSFTDYGVLTTKDGKRSFEVNKARVQKTVVITSFKGVTDRNQAEALNGVELYVDRDQLPETDDDEFYYSDLNGLTVLDQGNEVLGKIVAVQDFGAGDLLEIRPKRGRTFYVPFTKDFVPEIDLTNGKVLLDLPEDYFSEGTPEPSEGAPDR; from the coding sequence ATGACTTCGTCTGAAGATCAGAAGATCCTCCTTGCAAAGATCGGTGCAGCTCATGGCATTCGCGGGGAAGTGCGGGTCAAGCCTTTTGGTGATGACCCGCTCTCCTTCACCGACTATGGGGTTCTGACCACAAAAGACGGGAAACGGTCGTTTGAGGTCAATAAAGCGCGTGTGCAAAAGACGGTCGTGATTACCAGCTTCAAGGGCGTCACTGATCGCAATCAGGCGGAAGCGTTGAACGGCGTCGAACTCTATGTCGACCGCGACCAGCTTCCCGAGACTGATGACGATGAATTCTACTATTCAGATTTAAATGGCTTGACGGTGCTGGATCAGGGCAATGAGGTCCTGGGCAAGATCGTTGCGGTGCAGGATTTCGGTGCCGGTGATCTGCTCGAGATTCGTCCTAAGCGTGGCCGAACGTTTTACGTGCCCTTCACGAAGGACTTTGTGCCTGAAATCGACCTCACCAATGGCAAGGTTCTTCTTGACTTGCCTGAAGACTATTTTTCCGAAGGAACGCCTGAGCCTTCAGAAGGCGCACCTGACAGGTAA
- a CDS encoding antibiotic resistance protein VanZ — translation MVRFPVFRFKLPAFVQDRIDRHYLDISMSRLLPLVILISFGVLVGLVFNTGVSHPYDKVIHIGFFALLTLSIHALFCCRLRISAVVAFAMGLAGEVVQGFLPHHEMSLPDAFANGIGVTLVVALIALIRSEARQAVKDTPEELDFSGMGLEPVPTRYLSGAPSEGSGVPSEK, via the coding sequence GTGGTCAGGTTTCCAGTCTTCCGTTTCAAACTACCGGCGTTCGTGCAGGACCGGATTGACCGGCATTATCTTGATATCTCCATGAGCCGTTTGTTGCCGCTGGTCATCCTGATCAGCTTCGGTGTGCTTGTAGGACTGGTGTTCAACACCGGCGTCAGCCATCCCTATGACAAGGTCATCCATATCGGCTTCTTCGCGTTACTGACCCTTTCCATCCATGCACTGTTTTGTTGTCGCTTGCGGATATCGGCCGTTGTCGCCTTTGCCATGGGTTTGGCAGGAGAAGTGGTTCAAGGGTTTTTACCGCATCACGAAATGTCGCTTCCTGACGCGTTCGCCAATGGTATTGGCGTGACCCTGGTTGTTGCGTTGATTGCCCTTATCCGGTCCGAGGCACGGCAGGCCGTCAAGGACACTCCGGAAGAACTTGATTTCAGTGGTATGGGTCTAGAACCGGTCCCGACGCGTTACCTGTCAGGTGCGCCTTCTGAAGGCTCAGGCGTTCCTTCGGAAAAATAG
- the trmD gene encoding tRNA (guanosine(37)-N1)-methyltransferase TrmD: MAFKATLLTLYPDMFPGPLGHSLSGRALEKDLWNLETRQIRDFATDKHRSVDDTPAGGGAGMVLRADILAKAIDAAASSEDPRPRILMSPRGLPFTQERAHELAAGPGAIIICGRFEGVDQRVIDGRDLEEVSIGDYILSGGEIGAITMLDAIIRLIPGVMGNMESADTESFETGLLEHPHYTRPAEFEGRAIPEVLTSGNHKKIHDWRMAEAERLTRERRPDLWDAYMADEDDVD, from the coding sequence ATGGCGTTCAAGGCGACACTGTTGACCCTTTACCCGGACATGTTTCCAGGCCCGCTTGGCCACAGCTTGTCTGGTAGAGCTTTGGAAAAGGACCTTTGGAACCTTGAGACACGCCAGATCCGGGACTTTGCAACAGATAAACATCGCTCAGTAGATGACACGCCTGCTGGCGGTGGTGCTGGAATGGTTCTGCGTGCAGACATTCTGGCAAAGGCGATCGATGCCGCAGCGTCTTCCGAAGACCCGCGTCCACGAATATTGATGAGCCCGCGCGGACTTCCCTTCACGCAGGAACGCGCCCACGAGCTGGCCGCCGGGCCCGGCGCAATTATCATCTGTGGTCGTTTTGAAGGTGTTGATCAACGTGTGATCGACGGGCGGGATCTCGAAGAGGTTTCAATAGGCGATTACATACTGTCGGGCGGCGAGATCGGTGCGATCACGATGCTGGACGCGATTATCCGGCTGATCCCCGGTGTCATGGGGAATATGGAAAGTGCAGATACGGAAAGCTTCGAAACCGGGCTTTTGGAGCACCCGCACTATACGCGCCCTGCGGAATTTGAAGGACGTGCCATTCCAGAAGTTCTGACTTCGGGAAATCACAAGAAAATCCATGACTGGCGCATGGCCGAAGCAGAGCGCCTCACCCGTGAACGCAGACCGGATCTATGGGATGCCTATATGGCGGATGAAGATGACGTGGATTGA
- the rplS gene encoding 50S ribosomal protein L19, which yields MNIIEQLNAEEMAKIEEQRKLPEFSPGDTVRVNVKVTEGNRTRTQAYEGVCIARSGGGINESFTVRKISYGEGVERVFPIYSPMLEGVEVVRRGKVRRAKLYYLRDRRGKSARITENTNVRSKRLNEEQRAEAAAAKVAKAEAKKAEAEAAENAAE from the coding sequence ATGAACATCATCGAACAGCTTAATGCTGAAGAAATGGCGAAAATTGAAGAGCAGCGCAAACTGCCGGAATTTTCTCCAGGTGATACCGTTCGCGTCAATGTGAAGGTCACCGAAGGTAACCGGACACGTACACAGGCTTACGAAGGTGTCTGCATCGCCCGTTCCGGCGGCGGCATCAACGAGAGCTTCACGGTTCGCAAGATTTCTTACGGTGAAGGCGTAGAGCGTGTCTTCCCGATCTACTCTCCGATGCTTGAAGGCGTGGAAGTTGTCCGCCGCGGTAAAGTGCGCCGCGCGAAGCTTTACTATCTGCGCGACCGTCGTGGTAAGTCTGCACGCATCACCGAAAACACCAATGTTCGCTCCAAGCGCCTCAACGAGGAGCAGCGCGCTGAAGCTGCTGCTGCAAAAGTTGCCAAGGCAGAAGCGAAAAAGGCCGAAGCAGAAGCAGCTGAAAACGCTGCAGAATAA
- the leuC gene encoding 3-isopropylmalate dehydratase large subunit, producing MAKARTLYDKIWDDHAVDMQPDGTGLLYIDRHLVHEVTSPQAFEGLRMHGRKVRQPQKTLAVVDHNVPTTDRRHGIDDPESALQVETLAKNATEFGIEYYSELDMRQGVVHIVGPEQGFTLPGMTIVCGDSHTSTHGAFGSLAHGIGTSEVEHVLATQTLIQKKAKNMLVKVEGEIPEGVTAKDIVLAIIGEIGTAGGTGYVIEYAGEAIRSLSMEGRMTVCNMSIEAGARAGLIAPDQTTFDYIDGRPKAPKGEAWEMALSYWKTLYSDADAYFDKVVELDAANLPPIVSWGSSPEDVVSVEGVVPDPAEIDDENRRDSKKRALDYMGLEPGTKITDIKIDRAFIGSCTNGRIEDLRAAAAVIGNHKVASHVNAMVVPGSGLVKEQAEEEGLDLVFKEAGFEWREPGCSMCLAMNADKLKPGERCASTSNRNFEGRQGHKGRTHLVSPAMAAAAAIAGHFVDIRDWTTN from the coding sequence ATGGCTAAGGCACGGACGCTTTACGACAAAATCTGGGACGATCATGCAGTCGATATGCAGCCGGATGGAACTGGTCTGCTTTATATTGATCGTCATCTGGTGCACGAAGTGACAAGCCCCCAGGCGTTTGAGGGTTTGCGCATGCATGGCCGCAAGGTGCGTCAGCCGCAAAAGACACTGGCGGTCGTCGACCACAACGTCCCGACCACTGACCGCAGACACGGTATCGACGATCCGGAATCTGCATTGCAGGTCGAAACGCTTGCCAAGAACGCCACTGAATTCGGCATCGAATATTATTCAGAACTGGATATGCGCCAGGGCGTTGTTCACATTGTGGGTCCTGAACAGGGCTTTACCCTGCCTGGAATGACAATCGTCTGCGGTGACAGCCACACATCAACCCATGGCGCTTTCGGATCTTTGGCGCACGGCATTGGCACATCTGAGGTCGAGCACGTTCTGGCAACGCAGACACTGATCCAGAAAAAAGCCAAGAACATGCTGGTCAAGGTCGAGGGTGAGATCCCCGAAGGCGTGACCGCCAAGGACATCGTGCTGGCGATTATCGGCGAGATCGGTACAGCCGGTGGCACGGGCTATGTGATCGAATATGCTGGTGAAGCCATTCGTTCGCTGTCCATGGAAGGCCGGATGACGGTGTGTAACATGTCCATTGAGGCCGGTGCCCGTGCGGGTCTGATCGCCCCGGACCAGACCACGTTCGACTATATCGACGGCCGGCCGAAAGCTCCCAAGGGAGAGGCCTGGGAGATGGCGCTGTCCTATTGGAAAACCCTTTATTCCGATGCTGATGCCTATTTCGACAAGGTCGTGGAACTTGACGCTGCCAATCTGCCGCCGATCGTTTCCTGGGGGTCCTCTCCTGAAGATGTTGTGTCAGTCGAAGGCGTGGTGCCCGATCCAGCCGAAATCGATGACGAAAACCGGCGCGATTCCAAAAAGCGCGCACTCGACTACATGGGCCTTGAACCCGGTACAAAGATCACGGACATCAAGATCGATCGGGCCTTTATTGGCTCCTGCACCAATGGTCGGATCGAAGACCTTCGGGCAGCTGCCGCTGTTATCGGAAATCACAAGGTCGCTTCTCACGTCAATGCCATGGTTGTTCCAGGGTCGGGTCTGGTAAAAGAACAGGCTGAGGAAGAAGGTCTGGACCTTGTGTTCAAGGAAGCCGGATTTGAGTGGCGCGAGCCAGGCTGTTCCATGTGTCTTGCGATGAACGCGGACAAGTTGAAGCCGGGCGAGCGTTGCGCGTCGACATCCAACCGGAATTTCGAAGGTCGTCAGGGTCACAAGGGCCGGACGCATCTGGTGTCACCTGCCATGGCTGCAGCGGCTGCGATTGCAGGTCATTTTGTCGATATCCGGGACTGGACGACGAATTGA
- a CDS encoding HNH endonuclease encodes MTIAVSQGAHPALVLNADYRPLSYYPLSLWSWQDTVKAVFLDRVNIVAEYDAAVRSPSFEFRLPSVVSLKTFVKPSRYPAFTRFNVFLRDKFQCQYCSSKEELTFDHLIPRSKGGLTTWDNVITACSPCNLRKSNKSCEQLNMWPMHMPFQPTIQDLHNNGRAFPPNYLHDSWLDFLYWDTELEP; translated from the coding sequence GTGACGATAGCGGTTTCCCAGGGAGCCCATCCGGCGTTGGTACTCAATGCAGACTACCGGCCCCTGAGCTACTACCCTTTGTCCCTGTGGAGTTGGCAGGACACCGTCAAGGCTGTTTTTCTGGATCGGGTGAACATCGTTGCCGAATATGATGCAGCGGTCCGAAGTCCGAGCTTTGAATTTCGATTGCCCAGTGTTGTCTCGCTCAAGACCTTTGTAAAACCCAGCCGATATCCCGCCTTTACCCGCTTCAACGTCTTCCTCCGCGACAAATTCCAGTGTCAGTATTGCAGCTCCAAGGAAGAGCTGACATTCGATCACCTCATTCCCCGCTCAAAGGGTGGCCTGACAACCTGGGACAATGTCATCACCGCTTGCTCCCCCTGCAATTTGCGCAAATCCAACAAGTCGTGCGAACAGCTCAACATGTGGCCGATGCACATGCCGTTTCAGCCGACAATTCAGGACTTGCACAACAACGGCCGCGCATTCCCACCCAACTATCTGCACGATAGCTGGCTCGATTTTCTCTATTGGGATACTGAGCTGGAGCCGTGA
- a CDS encoding pilus assembly protein gives MRFQLFKSFGQHVRRLKSSREGSVLPIFAICAVFLIVIIGASVDISRTVNAREKLSYALDAAALSVAADLSTSVMSDDEIKAALEDSFRANLADAHFLDEAIDNLDYTVDPENGLVTVTSNATIDNYFLDMGNLIDDDLGPESFVFGTSSQVTYSKFDVELTLVVDVTGSMSGEIEDLKDAAEAVVNILIPDDSKDGKVKISIVPYSVGVNLGDYAETATKKFSSRCATERAGKQQYTDASYSKTAIGDGSGTYRTQDCSDSEILPLTDDRSKLLKAIGDLETDGYTAGHTGIGWGWYTLSPNWSDLWPSGSVGAAYTDEDVLKFALIMTDGDFNTHYEKVKMTYTECEKLKDDGEYTGTCKAKKSGKKRNYWLERSEWGYDGESSVRARSLCDAMRDEDIEMFGVYFGTNGNSNGAKVMKACADTGNYYQASSSSDLIQAFANIAKKIQQIYISR, from the coding sequence ATGCGTTTTCAGCTCTTTAAATCTTTCGGACAACATGTTCGCCGCCTAAAAAGTTCGCGTGAAGGATCGGTATTGCCGATCTTCGCTATCTGCGCGGTGTTCCTAATTGTCATCATCGGTGCATCGGTCGACATTTCACGCACAGTGAATGCGCGCGAGAAGTTATCCTATGCACTTGACGCAGCTGCCTTGTCTGTCGCTGCTGATTTGTCCACATCTGTAATGTCGGATGATGAGATCAAGGCAGCACTTGAAGATTCATTTCGAGCCAACTTGGCCGATGCACATTTCCTGGACGAAGCGATCGACAATCTTGACTATACGGTCGATCCGGAAAATGGCCTTGTCACCGTCACGTCTAACGCCACTATCGATAACTATTTTCTTGATATGGGCAATCTGATCGACGATGACCTTGGACCGGAATCCTTTGTATTCGGTACAAGTTCGCAGGTTACCTATTCCAAATTCGATGTTGAGTTAACGCTCGTTGTGGACGTGACGGGTTCAATGTCAGGGGAGATTGAAGACCTTAAAGATGCTGCCGAAGCCGTTGTAAACATCCTGATCCCAGATGACTCCAAGGACGGCAAAGTCAAAATTTCGATTGTACCTTATAGCGTTGGCGTCAATCTCGGGGACTACGCTGAAACGGCAACAAAAAAATTCAGCAGTCGGTGTGCAACCGAACGCGCAGGTAAACAGCAATATACGGACGCTAGTTATTCCAAGACGGCAATTGGCGATGGGTCGGGCACATATCGCACACAGGATTGTTCGGACTCAGAAATCCTTCCCCTAACGGATGACAGGTCGAAATTGTTAAAGGCAATCGGCGATCTGGAGACGGATGGTTACACGGCTGGCCATACGGGCATTGGATGGGGTTGGTATACACTCTCTCCAAATTGGAGTGACTTGTGGCCTTCTGGGTCAGTAGGTGCAGCTTACACCGATGAAGATGTCCTCAAGTTTGCGCTTATTATGACAGACGGTGATTTCAACACTCACTATGAGAAAGTCAAAATGACTTACACTGAATGTGAGAAACTGAAGGATGATGGTGAATACACCGGCACCTGCAAAGCAAAGAAAAGCGGTAAAAAGCGAAATTATTGGCTTGAAAGATCAGAGTGGGGTTACGACGGTGAGTCGTCAGTACGCGCAAGATCTCTTTGTGATGCAATGAGAGACGAAGACATTGAAATGTTTGGCGTTTATTTTGGAACAAACGGAAATTCCAATGGTGCCAAGGTGATGAAGGCTTGTGCGGATACCGGCAACTACTACCAAGCTAGTTCTTCGAGTGATTTGATCCAGGCATTCGCAAACATTGCCAAGAAAATTCAGCAGATCTATATTTCAAGATAA
- the acs gene encoding acetate--CoA ligase yields the protein MSDSVFPVPAEVAARAHVDNTKYLEMYQRSVDDPDGFWGEHGKRVDWIKPYTKVKNTSYDYHNVSIKWFEDGTLNVSANCIDRHLATRGDQPAIIWEGDDPSESKIITYKELHQEVNRFANVLHGQGVKKGDRVTIYLPMIPEAAYAMLACARIGAVHSIVFGGFSPDSLAQRIEGCKSDCVITADEGLRGGRKVPLKANVDMAAEKAPVKSVVVVRRTGGDITMQDGRDVWYHEEAARVSDHCEPVEMNAEDPLFILYTSGSTGQPKGVLHTTGGYLVYASMTHEYVFDYHEGDIYWCTADVGWVTGHSYIVYGPLANGATTLMFEGVPTYPGPGRFWEVCDKHNVNIFYTAPTAIRALMGAGDEHVTNTSRKSLRLLGSVGEPINPEAWNWYYDVVGEKRCPIVDTWWQTETGGILITPLPGATDLKPGSATRPFFGVQPAVVDAEGKFLEGATEGNLVIKDSWPGQMRTVYGDHDRFVQTYFATYKGLYFTGDGCRRDEDGYYWITGRVDDVINVSGHRMGTAEVESALVAHPMVSEAAVVGYPHDIKGQGIYAYVTLMEGEEPTDELKKELVKHVRAEIGPIASPDLIQFSPGLPKTRSGKIMRRILRKIAEDSFDNLGDTSTLADPTVVDDLIDNRQNRA from the coding sequence ATGTCTGACTCAGTTTTTCCCGTTCCTGCGGAAGTTGCCGCCCGGGCGCATGTCGACAATACCAAATATCTGGAAATGTATCAGCGCTCAGTGGACGATCCGGACGGGTTCTGGGGCGAACACGGCAAACGGGTCGACTGGATCAAGCCGTATACCAAGGTCAAGAACACGTCTTACGACTACCACAACGTGTCGATCAAATGGTTCGAAGACGGCACTTTGAACGTTTCAGCCAACTGCATAGACCGGCATCTGGCAACACGTGGCGACCAGCCTGCCATCATCTGGGAAGGCGATGATCCGAGCGAATCCAAGATCATCACCTACAAGGAGCTGCACCAGGAAGTGAACCGGTTCGCCAACGTCCTGCACGGGCAGGGTGTCAAGAAGGGTGACCGTGTAACCATCTACCTTCCGATGATCCCGGAAGCAGCTTACGCGATGCTGGCCTGCGCGCGCATCGGAGCCGTACATTCTATTGTCTTCGGTGGTTTTTCGCCCGACAGTCTTGCCCAACGGATTGAGGGCTGCAAGTCAGACTGTGTGATCACGGCAGACGAAGGCCTGCGCGGCGGCCGCAAGGTTCCCCTCAAGGCCAATGTCGACATGGCAGCCGAAAAGGCTCCCGTCAAAAGCGTTGTCGTAGTCAGACGCACCGGCGGTGACATCACGATGCAGGACGGGCGCGACGTCTGGTACCACGAAGAAGCCGCACGGGTTTCCGATCACTGTGAGCCGGTGGAAATGAACGCGGAAGATCCGCTGTTCATTCTTTACACCTCCGGTTCAACGGGACAGCCGAAAGGCGTGCTGCACACAACAGGCGGCTACCTCGTTTATGCGTCCATGACCCATGAATACGTCTTTGACTACCATGAAGGCGATATCTACTGGTGTACGGCAGATGTGGGCTGGGTCACGGGACACAGCTATATCGTCTATGGACCGCTTGCGAATGGCGCTACCACGCTGATGTTCGAAGGGGTCCCAACCTATCCTGGGCCAGGCCGGTTCTGGGAAGTCTGCGACAAGCACAACGTCAACATTTTCTACACCGCACCGACTGCCATCCGTGCATTGATGGGCGCCGGGGACGAGCATGTCACCAACACGTCCCGCAAATCTTTGCGTTTGCTGGGGTCCGTGGGAGAGCCAATCAACCCGGAAGCCTGGAACTGGTATTATGATGTCGTCGGCGAAAAGCGCTGTCCGATTGTCGACACCTGGTGGCAGACGGAAACAGGCGGCATCCTGATCACACCATTGCCGGGCGCGACGGATCTCAAACCAGGCTCGGCAACACGTCCGTTCTTCGGCGTTCAGCCTGCTGTTGTCGATGCGGAAGGTAAGTTCCTCGAAGGTGCAACGGAAGGTAACCTCGTGATCAAGGACAGCTGGCCTGGCCAGATGCGAACGGTTTATGGCGATCATGACCGCTTCGTACAGACCTATTTCGCGACCTACAAAGGCCTATACTTCACGGGCGATGGCTGCCGGCGGGACGAAGACGGCTATTACTGGATCACGGGCCGTGTTGATGACGTTATCAACGTGTCCGGCCATCGCATGGGCACGGCCGAGGTTGAAAGCGCACTCGTCGCCCACCCGATGGTGTCCGAAGCGGCGGTGGTTGGTTACCCGCACGATATCAAGGGTCAGGGCATCTATGCCTATGTCACCTTGATGGAGGGCGAGGAACCTACCGACGAACTGAAAAAAGAACTCGTCAAGCATGTGCGCGCCGAAATCGGCCCGATCGCGTCGCCGGACCTGATCCAGTTCTCGCCCGGCCTGCCCAAGACCCGCTCCGGCAAGATCATGCGCCGTATCCTGCGCAAGATTGCGGAAGACAGCTTTGATAATCTCGGCGACACGTCGACCTTGGCAGATCCGACGGTCGTCGACGACCTGATCGACAATCGCCAGAACCGAGCCTGA